The nucleotide sequence CCTCGTCCGTGGACGGGACCGACACCGGGACGGCCGCCGGACCGGACTCCGCGTCCTGGGGAAGCGTGAGCCTGTCCGGGGTGCACACCAGATACGCGTGCACCGCCTCCACGCTGAACCCCGCCTCCCGCAGCGCGGGCTCCACGGCGGGCGCGGCGTCCGGTGCGAACTCGAGCCGGGGCTTGAGATCGCGTACCCGGAACGCCTCGATCAGCTCCTTGACGTCCCGGGCGGTGGGCCGGGTGCCGGGGAGCGGGGTCGCGTAGTTGATGTACGGGCTGGTGGTGCCGGGCTCGAACCCCGCCACGAAACCCCCGGCCTCGACAAGCACGGGGCGGCGGCGGAGGTTGGCTACGGCGAAGCTCTGGACGTCAGTGCCCATGGTGATGTGACCTCACGAAGAAACGCGGCGTAAGGCGCCGCGAAAGAAACGGTATGCGGATACGTGGGGCCGCCGTGAGGAGACGCGTGTGGCACCGATCGTTCAGTGCCGACGGCGGCCGCTGGGGGACGCCGAGTCCATGGGCTTCAGTCCTTTGACAGGGAAGTGGAATCGCCATGCGGAACGTATCGCACGGCGTGGCCGAGTGACACGTGGTTTTCGAGAGGCGGCGCGCACGTCCGCCCCACCGCTTGCGGCGCCTCAATTGCCCGGCCTCTCACCGACCTTGCCAAGCGGTCGCGCAGCGGCCTCGGGCGGCCTTTCTCCGCACGGAGGATTGACGCGGACACACCACGACTCTACCGTCTCGTCAGATCTCGTCGTTCATAACGAAACACATGCTTCATGTACATGGACGCGCGGTCCATACCAACCCCCCACGGGAAGGCAATTCCCATGCGCATCCGTACGCTGCTCACCGCCGTGGCGACCGTGACCACCGTCATCGGCGGCCTGGCTCTCGCGGCCCCCGCCGGCGCCTCCCCCGCGGCCACCTTCGCCGACCCGTCGAAGGCGCCGGGCGGCAACTTCGACCTGTCGGTGTGGCAACTCCAGGAACCGGTCGGCTCCCCCGGCAAGCCGACGACCATCCCCTCGTCCCGGCTCCAGGGGGCGAACGGATTCCAGGACGACTACTTCTACACCGACAAGCGCGACGGGGCGATGACGTTCTGGGCGCCGGAAAAGGGCGTCACCACGCCGAACTCCAACTACGCCCGCTCCGAACTGCGCGAGATGAACCGCAACGGCGGCGCCGCGGACTGGTCGCTGAGCGGCTCCCACAAGCTGCAGGCGACGCTGCGCGTGGTGTCGGTGACGAAGAACGTCTGCGTCGGGCAGATCCACCTCGGCTCGGGCGGGTCCTCCACGAAGCCGCTGGTGGAGCTGTACTACCGCGCCAACGGCGACATCGTCCTCGGCACGGAGAACTCACCCGAGGGCGGCCAGACGCTGCACAACGTCGGCAATGTGTCGATCGGCAAGACCTGGAACTACACGATCGGCGTCTCCGGCGGCGACACCATCGACCTGACGGTCAACGGCGCCACGACGCACTACGACATCCCGTCGTCCTTCTTCTCCTACAAGCAGTACTTCAAGGCCGGCTCCTACAACCAGTCGTCCTCCGACAGCACCACGAACGGAGCACGCGTCGGCTTCTACGGCCTGACCGTCTCCCACGGCTGAGCGCCCAAGACCCGGCGGTCAAGGGGGCCGCCGGGTCGTCGGTGTCAGCCGCCCGGAAACCGAGCCACCCAGCCCCGCTGCCAAGGGGTCTCGACGGCCCGGCGGTGATGGTGCGCGCGCGTCCAGGCCACCGCGTCCGCGGGCGACACCCCCGCCATGATGGCCAGGCAGGCGATGACGGTCCCGGTGCGCCCGACGCCACCGCCGCAGGCGACTTCGACGGGCGTGCCCGCCCGTGCCCGCTGGTGCAGCGCGCGGATCCGCCGCACGGCCAGGTCACGGTCACGCGGCAGCAGGAAATCGGGCCACTCGATCCACGCGCGCTCCCACTCCAGCTCCCCGTCATGCCGCTGGCGCAGCCGGGTGGACCCCAGGTAGAGACCGAAGCCGGGCAGCGGCCCGTCCGGTCGTGGGTGGCGCAGGCCCCGGCCACGGACCCAGGAGCCATCCGGGAGCCGAAGGGCGCCCGGCAGTGGTGCGTCGCTCATCGGTCCCCGCTCCCGGTCCGAAGACCCACATCTCTCGAAGTGTCGAAGTACAGCCACCTTTGAACAGCGTAGTCCGTTCGGGCGCATATCCCGCTCCCACGCGGTTACCCGCAGGAGACGAGCGGGGCGTGAGCGGAGTGCGGTCCCGTGTGCTCGGCTCGACTCCCCGCCGGGAAGAAAGGGCCACGGCCATGACGACTCCCGGCAATCTGCCCACACCTGAGCAAGGGCTCGTTCTCACCCACTTCCTGACCGTGCGCGACGTCGTGAGATCGAGACGCTTCTACGCCGACATCTTCGGCGGCGAGGTCGTACTGGAGGAGAACCCGGCCATCGTGCGGGTGGCCAACAGCTGGATCATCATGAACCCCGGAGGCGGGCCCACCCCGGACAAGCCCGAGGTGACGCTTGTGCCGCCGGAGAACGGTGCCACCGTGTCCAGTTTCCTGAACGTCCGTGTCGCCGATATCGGCGCCTTCTACGCCGACGCCAAGGCCAAAGGAGCGGAGTTCATCACGGAGCCTCTCGATCGCAAGGCCGAGCTGCGCTGCTATCTGCGCGACCCCGATGGTTACCTCATCGAGGTCGGCCAGGCCACCGGCATGCTCCAGGGGGTGTTCGCCGACCGTTGACTCAACCGGTTTCCTGCGCACAGTGCGTGCCCGACGGTTCAGCAAGTCAGTCGTGCGGCTGCCCAGTCGGCGTGGTCGTAGGAGCTGCCGTCTCCGCCGTCGGTGACTCGCAACTGGAGTCTGGTCGCGCCCGTGAGGTCGACATCGACGGGACTCGCCGGGTCGGCGCCCCTCAGAACAGGACTCTTCCACAGTTGCTTGCCGTCCGCCCAGACTTCGAAAGCGACACTGCCGTTCTGTGCCACCTCCGCGTCCACGCCGACGGCAGCGGTCAGCCTGGAGCACTGTTTGCCGAGGTGGAGGCCCACCTCGGAGGGAGCGTGCACGCCGAGGCCCTTGGCATAGGCCGTGGTGCCGATCGTGAGGGTGCGGCCGTCTCCGACGGCTGAATCGCCGTTGCTCTGGTCGGCTTCGACCGGGCCCCAGCCATTGGTCTGGGAGGTGAAGGTCAGGTCGCTCACCCATGCCTCACCGGTCGGCGGGGCAGGTGGAGCCGCCACCGACACCGTCACGGGGTTGGAGCGGACCCGTTTGCCGTCGTACGTGGCCTGGGCCGTGATGACGGACCGACCGACGCCGACTCCCGTGACCACTCCGTGGCTGTCGACGGTGGCGACGGAGGGGGCCGAGCTGGTGTAGGTGACCGACACGGGCGCGCTCGTGAGGTTGTCGGCGTTCAGGGCGAGATCGTCACGGACGACGGTGACCTCCGAGACAGGCATACCCGCGGTGTTGACTCGCTTGTTGAAGCCCTTGTCGTAGGTGTTGCCGGCGAGAGTGATGTCGTCGGCACCGTCGAAGGTGAAGAGCGGGGCGGTGTTGTTCGCGGGTGGCGCGTCCGTGGAGAGCGTTGCGGTGCCGCCGACGTACAGCGGCTGGCCCGACCCGGTCAGGTGCAGGCCGGCGTAGCGCTGGATCCTGTTGCCGCGGAAGGTGAGGTCGCCGACGCTGCGGCCGGAGATCACCGTCGCGGAGGTGAGGTTGAAGTCGTTGTCCTCGATGCGGACGTTGCGGTGCACCGGCTGTCCGGCGACGGCGTCCTGGTTGGTGGGGTCGAAGAAGATCACCGGGCTGGCCGGACGGTCGAAGACGTTGCCGCGGATGACGACGTCCCGTACGGGGCCGGACTCGTACCAGGAGCGTGCGTCGGACGAGATGGAGATGCTGGACATGGTCATACCGTCGAAGTGGTTGTTCTCGATCAGCACCGGTTTGCGGGTGGTGACGAGAATGCCCCGGGTGGGGGCCGCCTGGAATGTGTTGCCCTTGATCACGACGGACGGGGTGTAGCTGATGTTCTCCGCGGCATAGTCGCCGGGGGTGTCGGCGACCGACTTGGGCAGGGCTCGGTCGAGCGTCACGGTCATGTTGCGCAGGTACGTTTCCGGATCGGCGCCGGCAGGCACACTCCGGCCGGTGGGTCCGTCCACGGAGACAACGGTTGCCGTGGCGCCGGGCACTGCCAGCATGGTGCGTCTGTTGACCAGCTCGATCACGTCGCCGGGGTAGAACTGGGGAAAGCCCGACGTCTCGTTGTGCATGTAGCGCAGATCCAGTCGCTTGCGCTCCGCGTCCAGGCCGGTTGCCTCGAGGTAGGTGCCGTGGACGTTGATGGGGTCGTCCTGCGGGTTGTCGAAGACGCAGTTGGTGATGCGTACGGTGCCTTTGACCCCCGACATTTGAATGTGGTCGGCGAAGGAGGACGTGACGCGGCCGGTCCTGCGGTCGGTCTTGAACACGACCGAGTCGATGGTGATGTCCTCGCTGAACTGGCCGACAAGTCCGAAGCCGTGCAGGTAGCCGAGCCGCATGTGGTCGACGGTGATCCGGGCCGACTCCCAGAACAGGGCACCGGGCGTGTCCCGGGTGTCCTCACGCATGGCATAGACGTATCCGTCGTCCGTCGGTGCGGCGCCGCTCCTGTAGACGATCTCCAGTCGGTTACCGCCCAGGTCGGTGATCTTGGCTACGTTCTCGAAGACCGGGTTCGACGTACGCCAGGTCCGGTTGGACGAAGGGTCGTGCACCTGCGCGTAGTTGAAGGAGTTCGTGCCCGTCCAGTACGGCTGCCCGGTCACCGGACTCCGCTCCCCCGTCCAGCGGACCGAGGCGCCCTCCACGGCGTAGTGGTAGGTCCGGGGCACCGAGATGACGCGGTAGGCCCGTCCGTTCCTGATGCCGGTCTCGGCAACCGTGATGTCGACCGTCTTCGGGGTGACCCAGTCCTGAGTGAAGTTGGTGAACCGTACGTCGGTGGAGCGGATCGTGGCGAAGATGGTCTGGAACCCGTGATTGAGGATGGTCGCGCCGCCGCCGTCCACCACGACGTCGTGCATGTCCTCAAGGAGGATGCCGATGTTCTTCGTCTTGAACGCCTGGTCGGTGCCGACCGTGTTGCTGACGTACAGCTCCCGCTTGGGAGTGCGCTCGGGATAGATCTGGTACGTGCCGGGTTTGAAGCGGATCGTCGTGGGGCGGTGGAGGCGCTTCGCATGCGTGATGGCTGCCGCGATACCGGCCGCGGAGTCCGACTTTCCGGTGCGGTCCGCACCGAAGTCCGTGACATCGACGACGGTTCGTTTGGAGTTGTCGACCGACGCTCGGCTGGCCA is from Streptomyces hygroscopicus and encodes:
- a CDS encoding protein-tyrosine phosphatase is translated as MSDAPLPGALRLPDGSWVRGRGLRHPRPDGPLPGFGLYLGSTRLRQRHDGELEWERAWIEWPDFLLPRDRDLAVRRIRALHQRARAGTPVEVACGGGVGRTGTVIACLAIMAGVSPADAVAWTRAHHHRRAVETPWQRGWVARFPGG
- a CDS encoding Alginate lyase 2 codes for the protein MYMDARSIPTPHGKAIPMRIRTLLTAVATVTTVIGGLALAAPAGASPAATFADPSKAPGGNFDLSVWQLQEPVGSPGKPTTIPSSRLQGANGFQDDYFYTDKRDGAMTFWAPEKGVTTPNSNYARSELREMNRNGGAADWSLSGSHKLQATLRVVSVTKNVCVGQIHLGSGGSSTKPLVELYYRANGDIVLGTENSPEGGQTLHNVGNVSIGKTWNYTIGVSGGDTIDLTVNGATTHYDIPSSFFSYKQYFKAGSYNQSSSDSTTNGARVGFYGLTVSHG
- a CDS encoding glyoxalase; translation: MTTPGNLPTPEQGLVLTHFLTVRDVVRSRRFYADIFGGEVVLEENPAIVRVANSWIIMNPGGGPTPDKPEVTLVPPENGATVSSFLNVRVADIGAFYADAKAKGAEFITEPLDRKAELRCYLRDPDGYLIEVGQATGMLQGVFADR